Proteins encoded by one window of Cannabis sativa cultivar Pink pepper isolate KNU-18-1 chromosome 4, ASM2916894v1, whole genome shotgun sequence:
- the LOC115715068 gene encoding uncharacterized protein LOC115715068 encodes MFDFGDDLTIQSYRIPWLIWVQLLVMLLLILLIYCFFALDSTDNIAAISASSSSSQLVSDDTQMNKPFPKHHTVTTVISNRLQNTQVRERHSIKGEITPGTSGRVLRGEDNRDGEEPSTGINIYLHPCHYFRLARTAFLKCLGLDMDSTPENSSSAPKRKRKDQ; translated from the exons ATGTTTGATTTTGGAGACGATTTGACAATACAAAGTTACAGAATCCCATGGCTGATATGGGTCCAGCTCTTGGTGATGTTACTCCTTATCCTTCTAATCTACTGCTTTTTCGCTTTAGATTCCACCGACAATATCGCCGCCATATCtgcttcttcgtcttcttctcaGTTAGTATCCGATGATACCCAGATGAATAAGCCCTTTCCGAAGCATCATACAGTTACCACTGTTATTTCAAATCGTTTGCAGAATACCCAG GTTAGGGAAAGACACAGTATAAAAGGGGAGATAACACCTGGAACTAGCGGAAGAGTATTGAGAGGGGAAGACAACCGAGACGGAGAAGAGCCTTCTACAGGaatcaatatatatttacatcCATGCCACTATTTCAGGCTCGCACGAACTGCATTTCTCAAGTGTCTGGGTTTGGATATGGATTCCACCCCCGAGAACTCATCATCAGCCCCGAAAAGAAAGAGGAAAGACCAATGA